A genomic stretch from Psilocybe cubensis strain MGC-MH-2018 chromosome 1, whole genome shotgun sequence includes:
- a CDS encoding Transport protein particle subunit trs31, with amino-acid sequence MAYAQPHPRLSVVSNSSQSSSTDHLSPTTSTRFSLPSAPSLHAPSNKAGPNRPNIYDRNLNKTRGAEVSSAAFAFLFSEIIQYTQKRVSGINDLERQLNTLGYRIGSRVLELMIWRAEGSSKAPKREIKLLSVLVMIHAQVWKAVFGKAADAIERSVENPDEYMIIDNDPPIERHISVPRDMSQLSCSSFTAGIVEAVLDGLSFPARVTAHNTPIAQFPNRTTILIKLEKSVLEREELLK; translated from the exons ATGGCTTACGCTCAACCCCATCCAAGGCTCTCCGTCGTCTCCAATTCTTCACAGTCTTCTTCCACAGATCATCTGTCTCCGACAACGTCTACTCGCTTCTCACTGCCTTCCGCTCCCTCTCTCCATGCACCCTCCAACAAGGCTGGCCCAAACAGACCCAATATCTACGACCGCAATCTGAACAAAACTAGAGGCGCAGAAGTCTCTTCAGCCGCCTTCGCCTTTCTGTTCTCAGAGATAATTCAGTATACCCAAAAGAGAGTTAGTGGTATAAATGATTTGGAACGTCA ATTGAACACACTTGGGTACAGAATTGGTTCTCGAGTCCTTGAGCTAATGATCTGGCGCGCCGAAGGCTCCTCCAAAGCACCAAAGCGCGAGATCAAGCTCTTGTCGGTGCTCGTAATGATTCATGCACAAGTATGGAAAGCTGTGTTCGGTAAGGCTGCCGACGCGATTGAGCGAAGCGTAGAGAATCCAGATGAAT ATATGATCATTGACAACGACCCGCCTATTGAACGACACATATCCGTTCCCAGAGACATGAGCCAATTGAGTTGCTCATCATTCACGGCCGGTATTGTAGAAGCGGTCCTAGACGGTCTGTCCTTC CCTGCGAGAGTCACCGCGCATAATACACCCATTGCACAATTTCCGAATCGGACAACAATTCTGATCAAACTGGAAAAATCTGTTTTGGAACGCGAAGAACTGTTAAAATGA
- a CDS encoding putative dihydroorotate dehydrogenase A (fumarate): MVLLHVLDINPPLLNSSCAWSSNLQQLTELYESPYTGAVTTRTATLLGFKEDNNHTVAFHVEALTTINSYGYSPHPLTEYIEWVKDILISHPLSTKPIIISITASDPQTLAEMVNSIQTLREVLQDGKIGNARIGIELTHRVQISPIPHPRATVSVLTAAYAKDNTLTIGLKLPPYVHKDQFAEVFAVLQSLQNSARYNGSAISFLTCTNTLGNSLLFSEQSISTIESKNEFAVPTGLGGLAGESLHPLALGNVYAFKKLISSQSGAHAALGNIKIIGVGGVTSKAAVERMTKAGADFVGCATLFGKEGVHAFEILGKR; encoded by the exons ATGGTTTTGCTTCACGTTCTTGATATCAATCCTCCCTTGCTAAACTCTTCTTGCGCTTGGTCGTCCAATCTGCAGCAGCTGACAGAGCTATACGAATCCCCGTATACAGGAGCCGTAACAACACGCACAGCAACTTTACTTGGATTCAAGGAGGATAATAATCACACT GTAGCTTTTCATGTGGAGGCGCTGACAACAATCAATTCCTATGGCTACTCTCCCCATCCCCTGACAGAGTATATCGAATGGGTGAAGGACATCCTTATCTCACACCCATTATCTACAAAACCTATTATTATCAGCATAACAGCCTCAGATCCACAGACGTTGGCAGAAATGGTGAATTCCATTCAAACTCTTCGAGAAGTACTACAAGACGGAAAAATTGGGAATGCACGAATTGGAATAGAACTTACACATCGTGTCCAAATATCCCCAATTCCCCACCCTCGGGCTACAGTTTCAG TTTTGACTGCGGCGTACGCCAAAGACAACACCCTGACTATTGGCCTCAAATTACCACCATACGTTCACAAAGACCAATTTGCAGAAGTTTTTGCGGTCTTGCAGTCTCTGCAAAATTCAGCAAGATACAATGGATCCGCTATCTCATTTTTAACGTGCACCAATACGCTAGGAAACTCCCTTCTCTTTTCCGAGCAGTCAATCTCCACAATTGAATCAAAAAACGAGTTTGCAGTGCCCACAGGCCTAGGAGGGTTGGCAGGTGAATCGCTCCATCCTTTGGCCTTGGGAAATGTTTATGCGTTCAAAAAATTGATATCCTCTCAATCCGGCGCACACGCCGCACTAGGGAATATTAAAATTATCGGCGTAGGCGGGGTAACTTCCAAAGCTGCAGTCGAAAGGATGACAAAGGCTGGAGCAGATTTTGTTGGCTGTGCGACGCTGTTTGGGAAAGAAGGCGTTCACGCATTCGAGATCTTGGGGAAACGGTAA
- a CDS encoding Repressor ROX1, with the protein MDYTLRRKDSADDNLSLPFVAFEHNVVHNGASFTNQRAPKDEDFDFFKATPSSLVNALSKDTARPTFEPLSPALTVGDNSGDEHASTPGRIARPRNAFMLYRSDFLASDRISRSVEHDNRHISRIIGHCWQNLSKEEKLVWHQRAELEKIEHAKKHPGYKFSPVPRTKKPLKRKGKRNSEKDIERCKNVAELILAGKEGDELVAALKQLELENGEEHNQDGSETPGLSYASYPPEESRAPVFLNPLRPPNARDERVQSTNVSVPQPYCSFANDQGHRHQYYPSPPESPVSPNPMYSDNRSRNPFLLRPATFYPQHSHTTSNIQSRIEPYPHSPGVSRGQMNHAQSSSYQFLQGSGDRLMRIPQQNADFFINGAEHSYTFLSPSLPPSLAPSRYASGHDFYGDSGL; encoded by the exons ATGGACTACACTTTACGTCGCAAAGATTCGGCTGATG ATAACTTGAGCCTGCCTTTCGTTGCATTTGAGCATAACGTTGTCCATAACGGCGCCTCTTTCACCAACCAAAGAGCGCCAAAGGATGAggactttgattttttcaaaGCGACTCCTTCAAGTCTTGTCAATGCTTTGTCAAAGGACACTGCCCGCCCTACCTTTGAGCCTCTTTCCCCAGCTTTGACCGTTGGCGACAATTCTGGAGATGAACATGCGTCTACTCCGGGACGTATCGCTAGACCGAGGAATGCTTTCATGCTCTATCGATCAGATTTTCTAGCAAGTGACAGGATCAGTCGCTCCGTCGAACACGACAATCGACACATCAGTCGCATCATAGGCCATTGCTGGCAGAATCTATCAAAGGAGGAGAAACTTGTTTGGCATCAAAGGGCAGAGCTAGAGAAAATTGAACACGCCAAAAAGCATCCTGGCTATAAATTTTCGCCTGTTCCACGAACCAAAAAGCCGCTCAAGAGGAAGGGCAAACGGAACAGCGAGAAAGACATTGAGCGCTGCAAAAATGTAGCAGAGCTCATTCTCGCAGGAAAAGAGGGCGACGAACTGGTTGCTGCTCTCAAGCAACTCGAATtagagaacggcgaagagcaCAACCAGGATGGCTCTGAAACACCCGGATTATCATACGCGAGCTATCCCCCAGAAGAATCGCGCGCGCCAGTGTTTTTAAATCCTTTGCGTCCGCCGAATGCACGGGATGAAAGGGTCCAATCCACCAATGTCTCGGTGCCT CAGCCATACTGCTCATTTGCAAACGACCAAGGCCATCGGCATCAATATTATCCTTCTCCACCCGAGTCTCCAGTGTCTCCCAACCCTATGTACTCAGACAATAGGAGCCGGAACCCATTTCTCCTGCGTCCTGCCACGTTCTACCCTCAACATTCGCATACCACCAGCAACATACAGTCCCGCATTGAACCTTACCCCCATTCTCCAGGAGTCAGCCGTGGGCAGATGAATCATGCACAATCATCGAGCTACCAGTTTTTACAGGGTTCGGGTGACCGGCTGATGAGGATTCCTCAACAAAATGCCGACTTCTTCATCAATGGCGCTGAACATTCATACACGTTCCTATCACCCTCCTTGCCTCCATCATTAGCGCCTTCCCGTTACGCTTCAGGACATGACTTTTATGGCGATTCAGGATTATGA
- a CDS encoding UV radiation resistance-associated protein codes for MQPDLSPLHSQHQRRIRHITGLRIHNLSPFPRRDRLAAPPRHIPLDTADDNILPRRPRRRRTSAASSSSIVAPANSQAALQSIVAARLVHSFITLSPLRSAPLHQPKLPPSPPTSAPPFNSSFAKSTGPPVYFSPVHRPSTNPYFPIDTRSPRDFPPPYDLSAQSLHVQVWGNPPAGWSLLNEWHFHLNQLLPLPEDVTSLPPNTLLVSLSPPGNVFYLPHPSDRSRSPSPSHGYSSEPESEIRNPTPLRRRRHHNPAQSSTDTLTKTAGLQDLFKLVNIQSCILDNEASVSEVIRGIGHLLEDDSAFSQRRHISESEARIQDLRRNHDTVREQCAQKRAQIIAYKQRLQQRSDLLESARIAFDINSDLTQVIANERAQLTALHAHMTSIRTSLLSTLSTIFPIELLSPPDLLFTILDVPLPIPVNPSDPAPPLTLPEHKEVTEEAVAAALGFVAQVLQILAAYLGKGLVYPVTCIGSRSLIRDGISAMVGPRMFPLFSKGVDTYRFEYGVFLLNKDIEMLMSERDLRALDIRHTLPNLKNLMLTLSHDNIPTTTRPVLRRHSPILSISSGLATPSRSSSPPNEDMMDVSTPKASQIITPIANGDQSRSGATTPTASLHDTTKSKSSFLGFGVPFWGRSSTIQREEEDSVSSSEDSSDDAPGADDEEGDGDEDDRRTIHGVVASPSDNLINPVEVGGQAEKIAPAE; via the exons ATGCAGCCTGACCTCTCCCCTCTACACTCACAGCACCAGAGGCGCATCCGCCACATCACAGGCCTCCGCATACACAATCTCTCTCCCTTTCCCCGCCGCGACCGCCTCGCTGCCCCGCCCCGCCACATCCCCCTCGACACCGCCGACGACAACATCCTCCCCCGCAGaccccgccgccgccgaacCAGcgccgcctcttcttcctcaatcGTCGCCCCCGCCAACTCCCAGGCTGCCCTCCAGAGCATCGTCGCCGCAAGACTCGTCCACTCCTTCATCACCCTCTCCCCACTCCGCTCCGCGCCCCTCCACCAGCCCAAGCTccccccttcccctcccaCATCCGCCCCGCCCTTCAATTCCTCCTTTGCCAAATCTACCGGCCCCCCCGTCTACTTTTCCCCTGTCCACCGCCCCTCTACCAACCCGTATTTCCCCATCGACACCCGTTCTCCACGCGATTTCCCCCCTCCATACGACCTCAGCGCACAATCTCTCCATGTCCAGGTCTGGGGAAATCCTCCTGCCGGATGGTCATTGCTCAATGAATGGCATTTCCATCTAAATCAGCTCCTTCCTCTCCCCGAAGAT GTCACCTCCCTTCCCCCAAACACTCTTCTCGTCTCCCTTTCCCCTCCAGGCAATGTCTTTTACCTCCCTCACCCTTCTGACCGCTCCcgctctccttctccctcacACGGCTACTCCTCTGAACCTGAATCAGAGATAAGGAATCCCACCCCTTtacgccgccgccgccaccacaATCCTGCTCAATCCTCTACCGATACCCTTACCAAGACTGCTGGCTTGCAAGATCTCTTCAA GCTCGTCAACATCCAGTCATGTATTTTGGACAATGAAGCCTCTGTATCAGAGGTTATCAGGGGCATAGGCCACTTGTTGGAAGACGATTCCGCCTTTTCTCAG CGGCGTCACATATCCGAGTCCGAAGCTAGGATTCAAGACCTTAGACGCAACCATGACACAGTCAGAGAGCAGTGTGCACAGA AAAGAGCTCAAATTATCGCATACAAGCAGCGCCTACAACAACGGTCCGACTTGCTCGAATCTGCACGTATCGCATTCGACATCAACTCTGACTTGACCCAAGTAATAGCAAACGAGAG GGCCCAGCTGACAGCCTTGCACGCCCACATGACTTCCATACGCACCTCCCTCCTTTCCACCCTATCTACCATCTTCCCCATCGAGCTGCTTTCCCCACCTGACCTCTTGTTCACCATCCTCGACGTgcccctccccatccccgtCAACCCAAGCGACCCTGCACCCCCGCTCACCTTGCCAGAGCATAAAGAGGTCACAGAAGAAGCCGTCGCTGCCGCCCTTGGCTTTGTCGCCCAGGTTCTGCAGATTCTCGCCGCCTATCTCGGAAAGGGGCTAGTATATCCCGTTACGTGCATTGGGAGCCGGAGCTTGATTCGGGATGGGATCAGCGCCATGGTGGGTCCCAGGAT gtttcctttgttttcaaAGGGTGTCGATACCTATCGGTTCGAGTATGGCGTGTTTTTGTTGAACAAGGATATCGAAATG CTCATGTCGGAACGCGATCTACGCGCGTTGGATATACGGCATACCCTGCCTAATCTCAAAAACCTTATGCTCACGCTTAGCCACGATAACATACCAACAACGACACG GCCTGTTTTGCGACGGCACTCACCTATATTGTCCATATCTTCGGGGCTCGCAACGCCCTCGCGCTCTTCCTCGCCGCCAAACGAGGATATGATGGATGTTAGCACGCCCAAGGCGTCCCAGATCATCACACCAATAGCCAATGGAGACCAGTCGAGGAGCGGTGCAACAACTCCCACAGCATCGCTGCATGACACTACCAAATCAAAGTCTTCATTCCTTGGTTTTGGAGTACCGTTTTGGGGGAGGTCGTCGACAATTcagagggaagaggaggatagTGTGTCGTCGTCTGAAGATTCGAGTGATGATGCTCCAGGtgcagacgacgaggaaggagATGGGGACGAGGACGATAGACGGACGATACATGGTGTTGTTGCTTCACCATCTGACAACTTGATTAACCCCGTCGAGGTTGGTGGTCAAGCAGAGAAAATTGCGCCAGCAGAGTAG